From one Williamwhitmania taraxaci genomic stretch:
- a CDS encoding phosphatase PAP2 family protein produces the protein MLNYLIELDKSLFLFLNGLNSPLLDWIMFVVSHKYTFVPLYATVIYFFFKKFGRNGFLVLVMAVISIAIADQVASGLIKDLVGRLRPSHNPEFTQVIHLVFEKKGGLYGFVSSHAANSFAFAMYTLLLFRKRWYTISILVWAGVVSYSRIYLGLHYPGDILGGAIVGIASGLLCYMVLVKLPCFKGCSN, from the coding sequence ATGCTCAACTATTTAATTGAACTCGACAAGTCGCTATTCCTATTTCTGAATGGACTCAATAGCCCTTTGTTGGATTGGATTATGTTTGTTGTTAGCCATAAGTATACATTTGTACCGCTTTATGCAACCGTCATCTACTTCTTCTTCAAAAAATTTGGACGGAATGGATTTCTGGTTCTTGTTATGGCAGTCATATCCATTGCTATCGCCGACCAGGTTGCCTCTGGGCTTATTAAGGATCTCGTAGGTCGATTGCGGCCCAGCCATAATCCCGAATTCACACAGGTAATACACTTAGTTTTTGAGAAGAAGGGTGGCTTATACGGCTTTGTTTCGTCGCATGCGGCCAACTCGTTTGCATTTGCCATGTATACTCTGCTTCTCTTTCGGAAGAGGTGGTATACAATTTCCATCTTGGTATGGGCGGGAGTTGTTTCCTATTCCAGAATATACTTAGGCTTGCACTATCCCGGTGACATTCTTGGGGGTGCAATCGTTGGTATAGCCTCGGGTTTGCTCTGCTATATGGTTCTTGTCAAACTACCCTGCTTCAAGGGTTGCTCAAACTAG
- a CDS encoding DNA topoisomerase IV subunit B: protein MTANYSEDSIKTLEWQEHIRRRPGMYIGKLGDGSAPDDGIYVLFKEVFDNSIDEHMMGYGKVIDVTQTEKSITIRDYGRGVPLGKLVDVASKMNTGAKYDSKAFKKSVGLNGVGIKAVNALSSFFKIQAFRDGQAKCVEFSAGIITEEKVLDTTNQKNGTFVEFIPDESVFGVYAYQSEFLETMLRNYTYLNTGLTIVFNGQKFFSANGLVDLLNENISEEVAYPIIHIKGEDIEVAITHGSRYGEEYYSFVNGQNTSHGGTHLAAFREVLVKTIREFYKKDFDASDVRSSIVAAVSIKVEEPVFESQTKTKLGSKDMGPGAASIRNYIGDFLKVALDNFLHRNPDTADALLRRILDSEKERKAISGIQKLARERAKKANLHNRKLRDCRVHFGDKHDLAEASTLFITEGDSASGSITKSRDVNTQGVFSLKGKPLNTYGLTKKVVYENEEFNLLQAALNIEVDMEDLRYSKVVIATDADVDGMHIRLLLITFFLQFFPDLLRQGHLYILQTPLFRVRNKKKTLYCYNSDEREKAIKELGPNPEITRFKGLGEISPDEFSHFIGKDIRLDPVRITKDDVIQDLLTFYMGKNTPERQEFIIDNLRIEEDLLEEMENDADGANAVGVEEEVEHAVEA from the coding sequence ATGACTGCTAACTATTCAGAAGATTCAATAAAGACGCTCGAGTGGCAAGAGCATATACGCCGACGACCCGGAATGTACATTGGGAAATTGGGCGATGGCTCGGCTCCCGACGATGGAATTTATGTTCTATTTAAGGAGGTATTCGACAACTCCATCGACGAGCACATGATGGGTTATGGAAAAGTTATTGATGTTACTCAAACCGAGAAATCAATAACTATTCGGGATTATGGACGAGGTGTTCCGCTGGGCAAACTGGTGGATGTGGCTTCGAAAATGAATACTGGGGCTAAGTACGACTCAAAGGCTTTTAAAAAGTCGGTGGGCTTGAATGGAGTCGGTATTAAGGCTGTGAATGCTCTCTCGTCGTTCTTCAAAATTCAAGCTTTTCGCGACGGCCAGGCTAAGTGTGTTGAGTTTTCGGCAGGAATTATTACCGAAGAGAAAGTTCTTGATACTACTAACCAAAAAAATGGAACTTTCGTTGAATTCATTCCCGACGAATCTGTTTTTGGAGTGTATGCTTATCAGAGCGAGTTTCTGGAAACCATGCTCCGCAACTATACCTACCTCAATACAGGTCTTACCATTGTTTTTAATGGACAAAAATTCTTCTCGGCCAACGGGTTAGTCGACCTGCTGAACGAAAATATTTCCGAAGAGGTTGCTTACCCAATTATTCATATCAAGGGCGAAGATATTGAAGTTGCAATTACCCACGGAAGTCGTTATGGTGAAGAGTATTACTCATTTGTAAATGGGCAAAATACATCGCACGGGGGAACCCACCTTGCTGCTTTCCGCGAGGTGTTGGTTAAAACTATTCGTGAGTTTTATAAGAAAGATTTTGATGCCTCCGACGTGCGCAGCTCCATTGTTGCCGCAGTTAGCATAAAGGTGGAGGAGCCAGTTTTTGAATCGCAGACAAAAACTAAGCTCGGTTCAAAAGATATGGGCCCCGGTGCGGCCTCTATTCGAAACTATATTGGCGACTTTCTAAAGGTTGCTCTCGATAATTTTCTTCACCGCAATCCGGATACTGCAGATGCTCTATTGCGCCGAATATTGGACTCGGAAAAGGAGCGGAAGGCCATTTCTGGCATTCAAAAGCTGGCTCGCGAACGCGCCAAAAAGGCCAACCTGCATAACCGTAAGCTGCGCGATTGTCGCGTTCACTTTGGCGATAAGCACGACCTTGCTGAGGCGAGCACCCTTTTTATTACCGAGGGCGATTCTGCATCGGGTTCTATTACCAAAAGCCGCGATGTTAATACTCAAGGAGTATTCAGCTTAAAGGGAAAACCATTGAATACCTATGGGCTTACCAAAAAAGTGGTTTACGAAAATGAAGAGTTCAACCTCCTTCAGGCTGCTCTCAACATAGAGGTAGATATGGAAGACCTTCGCTATAGTAAGGTGGTGATTGCCACCGATGCCGATGTGGACGGGATGCATATTCGCTTGTTGCTTATTACCTTTTTTCTTCAGTTTTTTCCCGATTTGCTCCGCCAAGGACATCTTTATATTCTCCAAACTCCGCTTTTTCGGGTTCGGAATAAAAAGAAAACCTTGTACTGCTACAATAGCGATGAGCGTGAAAAAGCAATCAAAGAGTTAGGCCCAAACCCCGAAATTACCCGATTCAAAGGACTTGGAGAGATTTCACCCGATGAGTTTAGCCACTTTATTGGTAAGGACATTCGGCTCGACCCCGTTCGTATTACCAAGGACGATGTAATACAAGATTTACTCACCTTCTACATGGGTAAAAATACTCCCGAACGGCAGGAGTTTATCATCGATAACCTTCGTATTGAGGAAGACCTGCTTGAAGAGATGGAGAATGATGCCGATGGCGCTAATGCCGTTGGTGTTGAAGAAGAAGTGGAACACGCCGTTGAGGCCTAA
- the obgE gene encoding GTPase ObgE: MASSNFVDYVKIYCRSGNGGKGSSHLHREKFVAQGGPDGGDGGRGGHVYLKGNSQLWTLIHLKYKKHVFAEDGGAGSSCRSSGSDGEDVTIEVPLGTIARNVETGEILCEITEHDEVKILKKGGRGGLGNWNFRTAVNQTPRFSQPGEEGSEEWIVLELKILADVGLVGFPNAGKSTLLSVITSAKPKIADYAFTTLEPNLGIVEYHDFKSFVIADIPGIIEGAHEGKGLGLRFLRHIERNSMLLFLIPADSKNIKEEYEVLLNELEMFNPELLDKRRVLAISKCDMLDAELTEAIAVDLPKIPHIFISSLASVGLKELKDLLWTELNK; this comes from the coding sequence ATGGCTTCGTCCAACTTCGTAGATTATGTAAAGATTTATTGCCGCTCGGGCAATGGGGGTAAGGGCTCTTCGCACTTACACCGAGAGAAGTTTGTGGCTCAGGGTGGCCCCGATGGCGGCGATGGTGGTCGTGGTGGCCATGTTTACCTTAAAGGAAACTCTCAACTATGGACATTGATCCATTTGAAATATAAGAAGCACGTATTTGCCGAAGATGGTGGCGCTGGGAGTTCTTGCAGAAGCTCGGGCTCCGATGGGGAGGATGTAACCATTGAAGTGCCGCTCGGAACCATTGCGCGCAACGTCGAAACAGGCGAGATCTTATGTGAAATAACCGAACACGATGAGGTGAAAATCCTCAAGAAGGGTGGTCGCGGCGGTCTAGGTAACTGGAACTTCAGAACTGCCGTAAATCAAACTCCGCGGTTCTCGCAACCGGGTGAGGAGGGTTCCGAAGAGTGGATTGTTTTGGAGCTCAAAATTCTTGCCGACGTTGGATTAGTTGGTTTCCCGAATGCGGGAAAGTCTACCTTGTTGTCGGTTATAACTTCCGCCAAACCAAAAATTGCCGACTACGCTTTTACTACCCTTGAGCCTAACCTAGGTATTGTTGAATACCACGATTTTAAATCGTTCGTCATTGCCGATATTCCGGGAATTATTGAGGGAGCGCACGAAGGCAAGGGTCTTGGATTAAGGTTCTTGCGGCACATTGAGCGTAATTCTATGCTCCTATTCCTAATTCCTGCCGATAGCAAGAATATTAAAGAGGAGTATGAAGTTTTGCTTAACGAGTTGGAGATGTTCAATCCCGAATTGCTTGATAAGCGCAGGGTGCTCGCCATCTCAAAATGCGACATGCTCGATGCTGAACTTACCGAGGCCATTGCTGTTGATTTACCCAAAATTCCGCATATCTTCATCAGCTCCCTTGCAAGTGTTGGCCTCAAGGAACTGAAAGATCTGCTCTGGACTGAACTCAATAAGTAA
- a CDS encoding lipoate--protein ligase, translating into MLCIKHPNTNAYFNLAAEEYVLRNFSQDAFMLWRNEPAVIVGKHQNTLGEINLDFIKESEIKVVRRLSGGGAVFHDLGNLNFTFIMNGDDGNLVDFRKFTKPILDVLLKLGIEAKFEGRNDLTIDGKKFSGNAEHVYKKRVLHHGTLLFSSQMADLSEALKINPLKYRDKAVKSVRSRVTNISDHLHQPLKVLEFRDLIMDHIRDMYPDAVGYDYSHDDLQSINNLVDNKYSTWEWNFGYSPMYDFQRGIKTEGGHIEFHLNVEKGMICDIKIYGDFFNKTDITELELLLKGCPHEQEAVKERLSSIVLSDYCSNVLVDEFVKGMF; encoded by the coding sequence ATGCTTTGCATTAAACACCCCAACACAAACGCCTATTTCAACCTTGCTGCCGAAGAGTATGTCCTGCGAAATTTCAGCCAAGACGCTTTTATGCTTTGGCGGAATGAACCCGCTGTTATTGTGGGAAAACACCAGAATACACTGGGTGAAATAAACCTCGATTTTATTAAGGAGAGTGAAATAAAGGTTGTACGTCGACTTTCGGGTGGTGGTGCCGTCTTTCACGATTTAGGTAATTTGAATTTTACCTTTATCATGAATGGGGACGATGGCAATTTGGTCGATTTTCGAAAATTCACAAAGCCAATTCTTGATGTTCTTTTGAAACTCGGCATTGAGGCCAAGTTTGAAGGGCGAAACGACCTTACCATTGACGGAAAAAAATTTTCTGGTAATGCGGAACACGTTTATAAGAAACGGGTGTTGCACCATGGGACGTTGCTTTTCTCTTCTCAAATGGCCGACCTTAGCGAGGCTTTAAAAATAAATCCATTAAAGTATCGAGATAAGGCCGTAAAATCGGTTCGCTCGAGGGTTACCAATATATCCGATCATCTGCATCAGCCATTGAAAGTCTTGGAGTTTCGAGATTTAATTATGGATCATATCCGGGATATGTATCCCGATGCTGTTGGCTATGACTATTCCCACGACGACTTGCAATCCATAAACAATCTGGTGGATAACAAATACTCTACCTGGGAGTGGAATTTTGGCTATTCCCCTATGTACGATTTTCAACGTGGAATAAAAACTGAAGGCGGGCATATTGAGTTTCACCTAAACGTGGAAAAAGGTATGATCTGCGACATTAAAATTTACGGAGATTTTTTCAATAAGACGGATATCACTGAATTGGAACTTTTGCTCAAAGGATGTCCACATGAGCAGGAAGCGGTGAAAGAGCGGTTGAGTTCAATTGTTCTTAGTGATTACTGTTCCAATGTTTTGGTAGATGAGTTTGTGAAAGGGATGTTCTAG
- the hpt gene encoding hypoxanthine phosphoribosyltransferase gives MKRVTLHDKEFQVFIPHDEIQTIVKQVADEINGDFSALDEVVFLSVLNGSFMFTSDLVKNIDFSCEVSFVKLSSYQGTTTTGTVSELIGLSSSLKGKCVVVVEDIVDTGITLEKLYALISAHEPSRICVATFFFKPESYGKHIKIDYIGKSIPNDFVVGYGLDYDELGRNLKDVYKLVVEK, from the coding sequence ATGAAACGTGTAACGCTGCACGATAAGGAATTTCAGGTCTTCATCCCACACGATGAGATTCAGACAATAGTAAAGCAGGTTGCTGATGAAATCAACGGTGATTTTTCTGCTTTGGATGAGGTCGTTTTCCTGAGTGTGCTCAACGGTTCTTTCATGTTTACCTCCGACTTGGTTAAGAATATCGATTTCAGTTGCGAGGTTAGTTTCGTAAAGTTATCTTCCTACCAAGGAACCACCACAACTGGAACTGTGTCGGAGTTGATAGGACTTTCGTCATCGCTAAAGGGAAAATGCGTGGTTGTGGTTGAAGACATTGTGGATACCGGCATTACACTTGAAAAGTTGTATGCGTTGATTTCAGCGCATGAGCCTTCGCGTATTTGTGTGGCTACTTTTTTCTTTAAACCAGAAAGTTACGGCAAGCATATTAAAATTGACTACATAGGAAAGTCAATTCCAAACGATTTTGTGGTGGGTTATGGGCTCGATTACGATGAGCTTGGACGAAACCTAAAAGATGTTTACAAACTGGTAGTTGAAAAATAA
- a CDS encoding adenylate kinase — MLNIVLFGPPGAGKGTQSARLIEKYNLMHVSTGELLRAAIKADTSIGQEARKFIDHGNLVPDEMVLTIIENLLDKHTEVAGFVFDGFPRTTNQAICFDAMLKAKGSGIALMLSLEVSEAELTSRLANRSKIDGRADDKDMSIIANRIKVYNKQTAIVADFYKAQKKHVPVDGMGSMDDIFQRIAVGVEAHRK; from the coding sequence ATGCTCAATATTGTATTATTTGGCCCTCCTGGGGCTGGTAAAGGAACACAATCGGCAAGGTTAATTGAAAAATACAACCTCATGCATGTTTCAACCGGCGAATTGCTCAGGGCGGCTATAAAAGCAGACACTTCGATTGGCCAAGAGGCAAGGAAGTTTATCGACCATGGCAATTTGGTGCCCGACGAAATGGTGTTGACGATAATTGAAAACTTACTGGACAAGCACACCGAGGTAGCCGGTTTTGTTTTTGACGGATTTCCGCGAACAACAAATCAAGCAATCTGTTTTGATGCTATGCTGAAGGCTAAGGGGTCTGGAATTGCTTTGATGCTTTCGTTGGAAGTGAGCGAGGCTGAACTCACCAGCAGGTTGGCAAATCGCAGCAAGATTGATGGGCGTGCCGATGATAAAGATATGTCGATAATTGCGAATAGAATAAAGGTATACAATAAGCAAACAGCCATTGTAGCCGATTTCTACAAGGCACAAAAAAAACATGTGCCAGTTGATGGAATGGGCAGCATGGATGATATTTTTCAGAGAATTGCTGTAGGGGTAGAGGCGCACAGAAAGTAA
- a CDS encoding lysophospholipid acyltransferase family protein translates to MFKSSVLFLIWVLVAVHCFVFFMFIMVPMWILTAPFDKKLRITQRLSAWWALSYIYWNPNWSVTITGEENIEKGRTYVVVVNHQSALDIALLYRIPVNFRWVAKAELMRVPFIGWNLVLNRHVMIARGNATSARHMIDRCVKTLNGGVSMMIFPEGTRSKNGRITRFKEGAFVIARDANVAILPVLVEGTSDALPRDGYKVKARQHFTIRILPVVEQATLAHLTTNEVAAHFQKEFVALHQPMRPELYS, encoded by the coding sequence ATGTTTAAATCTTCGGTTCTATTTCTTATTTGGGTGCTCGTTGCAGTGCACTGCTTCGTCTTTTTTATGTTCATCATGGTTCCTATGTGGATATTGACGGCCCCATTCGACAAAAAGCTCAGGATCACTCAACGATTGTCGGCTTGGTGGGCGCTCTCCTATATCTATTGGAATCCCAATTGGAGCGTTACGATAACTGGCGAGGAAAACATTGAGAAGGGCCGAACCTACGTTGTGGTGGTAAATCATCAATCGGCTCTCGATATTGCTCTTCTTTATCGGATTCCGGTAAACTTTCGCTGGGTGGCAAAGGCAGAACTGATGCGGGTTCCATTTATTGGATGGAACCTTGTTTTGAATAGGCATGTTATGATTGCCCGTGGTAATGCTACCAGTGCTCGCCATATGATAGATAGGTGCGTTAAGACTCTTAATGGGGGTGTTTCTATGATGATTTTTCCTGAGGGAACTCGTAGCAAAAACGGGCGAATAACTCGTTTTAAGGAGGGCGCATTTGTTATTGCTCGCGATGCAAACGTTGCTATCTTACCAGTGTTGGTGGAGGGTACCTCCGATGCACTGCCACGTGATGGATACAAAGTAAAGGCCAGACAACATTTTACCATTAGAATTCTTCCTGTAGTGGAGCAGGCCACCTTGGCTCATTTGACAACCAATGAAGTCGCTGCCCACTTTCAGAAGGAGTTTGTTGCCCTGCATCAACCGATGCGCCCGGAACTCTATTCTTAG